The following proteins are co-located in the Oncorhynchus gorbuscha isolate QuinsamMale2020 ecotype Even-year linkage group LG22, OgorEven_v1.0, whole genome shotgun sequence genome:
- the LOC124009117 gene encoding CCAAT/enhancer-binding protein delta-like: MCDIYSLDSQCVSSQCNMSWAVEPINFYDNKLSSGLQGVCKPGRGDHGTAEESTMAELSTAPAMYDDESAIDFSSYIESMTAVPHLELCNDELFLDLFNTVKQEKTDLCMSASTTSSSNMQHMSSCSTNAYAFRSQKEFERKLKGGFDKGAFSAPIKQESDWSDSDMSSSLPSQIETCEKTSVSRLMGQPTPPTTPESISSHSSVSSTQSSPRKVGKDRGKKNVDRYSHEYRQRRERNNVAVRKSRDKAKQRNVEMQQNMLELGSENDRLHKTIDQLNRELTGLRDFFKQLPNHNSSFVGTTGGDIR, from the coding sequence ATGTGCGACATATACAGCCTGGATTCTCAGTGCGTGTCTTCACAATGCAACATGAGTTGGGCGGTGGAGCCTATCAACTTCTACGACAATAAATTGAGCAGCGGTCTCCAGGGGGTCTGTAAACCCGGTAGAGGTGATCATGGCACGGCCGAGGAAAGCACCATGGCGGAGTTAAGTACAGCCCCTGCAATGTACGACGACGAGAGTGCCATCGACTTCAGCTCCTACATCGAGTCGATGACAGCAGTGCCACACCTGGAACTCTGCAACGATGAACTTTTCCTTGACTTATTCAACACTGTGAAGCAAGAAAAGACCGACCTATGCATGTCGGCCTCGACTACATCGTCCAGCAACATGCAACACATGTCAAGTTGTTCAACCAACGCATACGCATTTCGAAGCCAAAAAGAGTTCGAGAGGAAGCTCAAGGGGGGATTTGACAAGGGGGCCTTCAGCGCACCGATCAAGCAGGAATCGGACTGGAGCGACAGTGACATGTCCTCGTCGTTACCTTCACAGATAGAAACCTGCGAAAAGACCTCCGTGAGCCGTCTCATGGGACAACCAACTCCGCCAACAACCCCAGAGTCCATCTCAAGCCACTCCAGTGTCAGCTCAACCCAGTCCTCTCCTCGGAAGGTCGGCAAGGACAGAGGGAAAAAGAATGTTGACAGGTACAGTCATGAGTACCGCCAGAGACGCGAGAGGAATAACGTTGCGGTGAGGAAAAGCAGGGACAAGGCAAAGCAACGCAACGTGGAAATGCAGCAAAATATGCTTGAACTGGGTTCAGAGAATGACAGATTACACAAAACCATCGATCAGCTAAACCGTGAGCTCACTGGGCTGAGGGATTTCTTCAAGCAGCTTCCCAATCACAATTCCTCGTTTGTGGGGACCACGGGTGGGGACATCCGGTGA